A part of Sugiyamaella lignohabitans strain CBS 10342 chromosome D, complete sequence genomic DNA contains:
- the HMO1 gene encoding Hmo1p (Chromatin associated high mobility group (HMG) family member; involved in genome maintenance; rDNA-binding component of the Pol I transcription system; associates with a 5'-3' DNA helicase and Fpr1p, a prolyl isomerase; relocalizes to the cytosol in response to hypoxia; GO_component: GO:0005737 - cytoplasm [Evidence IDA] [PMID 8969238]; GO_component: GO:0005829 - cytosol [Evidence IDA] [PMID 22932476]; GO_component: GO:0000790 - nuclear chromatin [Evidence IDA] [PMID 16612005]; GO_component: GO:0000790 - nuclear chromatin [Evidence IDA] [PMID 17646381]; GO_component: GO:0005730 - nucleolus [Evidence IEA]; GO_component: GO:0005730 - nucleolus [Evidence IDA] [PMID 12374750]; GO_component: GO:0005634 - nucleus [Evidence IEA]; GO_component: GO:0005634 - nucleus [Evidence IDA] [PMID 22932476]; GO_component: GO:0032040 - small-subunit processome [Evidence IDA] [PMID 22553361]; GO_function: GO:0003677 - DNA binding [Evidence IEA]; GO_function: GO:0008301 - DNA binding, bending [Evidence IDA] [PMID 15507436]; GO_function: GO:0008301 - DNA binding, bending [Evidence IDA] [PMID 16533046]; GO_function: GO:0003690 - double-stranded DNA binding [Evidence IDA] [PMID 15507436]; GO_function: GO:0003690 - double-stranded DNA binding [Evidence IDA] [PMID 16533046]; GO_function: GO:0000400 - four-way junction DNA binding [Evidence IDA] [PMID 15507436]; GO_function: GO:0000400 - four-way junction DNA binding [Evidence IDA] [PMID 16533046]; GO_process: GO:0060962 - regulation of ribosomal protein gene transcription from RNA polymerase II promoter [Evidence IMP] [PMID 17875934]; GO_process: GO:0060962 - regulation of ribosomal protein gene transcription from RNA polymerase II promoter [Evidence IGI,IMP] [PMID 18187511]; GO_process: GO:0034401 - regulation of transcription by chromatin organization [Evidence IDA] [PMID 18451108]; GO_process: GO:0006356 - regulation of transcription from RNA polymerase I promoter [Evidence IGI] [PMID 12374750]; GO_process: GO:0006356 - regulation of transcription from RNA polymerase I promoter [Evidence IMP] [PMID 16612005]; GO_process: GO:0006355 - regulation of transcription, DNA-templated [Evidence IEA]; GO_process: GO:0006351 - transcription, DNA-templated [Evidence IEA]), translated as MSVSDPLIQCYRWIARPFAEILNRILAISCEAGATRLISALFTLSKAAQEASGATIDFYNQLSGTSSGFPSSLSDLSSILASSATDLSLAHTDADFTAATAGLDVGSGSVVDPTGLSTPANDADEDAEGGKKKKAKRQRAPVDPNAPKKPVTAFFLYVAANRKHVQADLQAAKPEGEIVGNHELTAELGVRWHALSEAERASWKNQYKELMDIYNVEKQAYDSKKALTGDVNGVNGIGNLVVPGKATPVKKQANPVKKQRKDGLPGPNVVPGPGIPLGNELPGSLVHPQHHQVQHQVQHPGQHPGQHPGPLHTPGQLQSPLSGDKAKRDKKKEKKRRKPELPTDAPPTI; from the exons ATGTCTGTCTCAGACCCGTTGATCCAATGCTATCGCTGGATTGCTAGGCCATTTGCTGAAATACTCAACAGGAtcctagcaatctcctgcgaagcaggagcaaccagg CTGATCAGTGCACTTTTCACTCTGTCCAAAGCCGCTCAAGAGGCGTCTGGAGCGACAATTGATTTCTATAACCAGCTGTCCGGCACGTCGAGCGGATTCCCCTCATCGTTGTCGGATTTGTCGTCGATTCTCGCGTCGTCCGCTACTGATTTATCATTGGCCCACACGGATGCCGATTTCACTGCTGCCACCGCTGGTTTGGATGTGGGATCAGGCTCGGTAGTCGACCCTACTGGCCTTTCAACTCCAGCcaatgatgctgatgaggatgcTGAGGGCggtaagaagaagaaagctaAACGCCAGCGTGCTCCTGTCGACCCTAATGCTCCTAAGAAACCTGTGACGGCATTCTTTTTGTACGTGGCTGCCAACCGTAAACACGTACAAGCGGATCTCCAAGCAGCCAAGCCTGAGGGCGAGATTGTAGGAAACCACGAATTGACTGCTGAGCTCGGTGTCAGATGGCACGCCCTGAGCGAGGCCGAGAGAGCATCGTGGAAGAACCAGTATAAAGAGCTCATGGACATTTATAATGTAGAGAAGCAGGCTTATGACAGCAAGAAAGCTTTGACTGGCGATGTTAATGGCGTCAACGGAATTGGCAACCTCGTGGTCCCTGGCAAGGCTACTCCTGTTAAGAAGCAGGCCAACCCTGTTAAGAAGCAGCGAAAAGACGGATTGCCTGGACCAAATGTAGTTCCTGGACCTGGGATTCCTTTGGGAAACGAACTACCAGGCTCGCTAGTCCACCCTCAACACCACCAGGTGCAACACCAGGTGCAACACCCGGGGCAGCACCCGGGGCAGCACCCGGGACCACTCCATACCCCGGGCCAGTTGCAATCTCCCCTCTCGGGCGACAAAGCCAAGCGcgacaagaagaaggagaagaagcgCCGCAAGCCTGAGCTGCCCACAGATGCCCCTCCTACTATTTAA
- the ARE2 gene encoding Are2p (Acyl-CoA:sterol acyltransferase; endoplasmic reticulum enzyme that contributes the major sterol esterification activity in the presence of oxygen; ARE2 has a paralog, ARE1, that arose from the whole genome duplication; GO_component: GO:0005783 - endoplasmic reticulum [Evidence IEA]; GO_component: GO:0005783 - endoplasmic reticulum [Evidence IDA] [PMID 10672016]; GO_component: GO:0005789 - endoplasmic reticulum membrane [Evidence IEA]; GO_component: GO:0016021 - integral component of membrane [Evidence IEA]; GO_component: GO:0016021 - integral component of membrane [Evidence ISM] [PMID 12192589]; GO_component: GO:0016020 - membrane [Evidence IEA]; GO_function: GO:0008374 - O-acyltransferase activity [Evidence IEA]; GO_function: GO:0034736 - cholesterol O-acyltransferase activity [Evidence IEA]; GO_function: GO:0034737 - ergosterol O-acyltransferase activity [Evidence IGI,IMP] [PMID 10672016]; GO_function: GO:0016740 - transferase activity [Evidence IEA]; GO_function: GO:0016746 - transferase activity, transferring acyl groups [Evidence IEA]; GO_process: GO:0008204 - ergosterol metabolic process [Evidence IGI,IMP] [PMID 10672016]): MEQGSTSTMSSLVYLPRQKPFHRKLTPTTSPLAMSPNLHGISTGTSYGKQLGGKLADKDKLSSSHYNSNPNSSPNSNSNSYSYTDSEVLSPAQIHSQTQTQILEPPRFHTHSPHSRAHTHASGLSHKSNTGLTRKKSNSSTSGYLPHYKPIHTKSSASILSLSKHSPTSSYTGFRHLAMIVLTLGNLRLMIHDYQTYGFIMTLYRLGISQSDLNVAGLLLLSTPIHLFIALLIELGASKTVSNANHTTSEADNAHQVDSTSGITTGSRLGSKENSSVDVPTSTTKNSKASSNPTEPNKPHKKYLWKLFAALHTINATLVLIISSYTVYTSIWHPLIGTVIECHSIILCLKVSSYALTNRDLRDAYLEDAPVPELYGPSKYPHNLTIGNLVYFWWAPTLVYQPEYPRAPKVRYGFLVNRVLEMVGTIVLIWFLSGQYAVPILESSLVHFQNADLGQICETIMRLSTVSIVVWLLGFFFIFQSYLNFLAELLRFGDRDFYQDWWNAGSVGTYWRLWNKPVSNYFRRHFYAPLLKRGWTPMSSSLVVFFISAVLHELVVGIPTRNVIGVAFVCMMLQVPLIMVTAPLEKMRGPATTVGNCIFWLSFFLGQPVAVLMYYFAWNVKNGTHIKI, translated from the coding sequence ATGGAACAAGGCTCTACATCTACAATGTCGTCTTTGGTATACCTACCAAGGCAGAAACCTTTTCACCGGAAACTAACTCCCACTACATCTCCTTTGGCAATGTCGCCAAACCTGCATGGTATCTCCACAGGCACCTCATACGGCAAACAGCTGGGTGGTAAATTGGCAGATAAAGATAAATTGTCATCTTCACATTACAATTCGAATCCAAATTCCAGTCCGAACTCTAATTCTAACTCATATTCATATACTGACAGTGAAGTTCTGTCACCAGCGCAGATTCACAGTCAGACTCAGACTCAAATACTGGAGCCACCAAGGTTTCATACACACAGTCCTCATTCCCGTGCACACACTCATGCTTCTGGTTTGTCCCACAAATCTAATACTGGATTGACGAGAAAGAAATCCAATTCTTCAACATCGGGATATCTACCACATTACAAACCAATCCATACAAAgtcatcagcttcaattCTATCTCTCAGTAAGCATAGTCCGACTTCTTCATACACTGGATTCCGCCATCTTGCTATGATTGTCCTGACGCTAGGTAATCTCCGACTCATGATTCACGATTACCAGACCTATGGGTTCATAATGACCCTGTACAGACTCGGAATCTCACAAAGTGACTTGAATGTCGCCGGTCTGTTACTACTAAGTACACCAATTCACCTTTTCATCGCCCTACTGATCGAACTTGGTGCATCTAAAACAGTCTCTAATGCCAACCACACAACCTCTGAAGCTGACAACGCTCACCAGGTTGATAGCACCTCTGGTATCACCACTGGTAGTCGACTTGGCAGTAAAGAAAACAGCAGCGTCGATGTCCCCACCAGTACAACCAAGAACAGCaaagccagcagcaacccTACGGAACCTAATAAACCACATAAGAAATACCTTTGGAAGCTGTTTGCAGCCCTCCACACCATTAATGCCACTCTTGTCCTCATCATCTCAAGCTACACCGTATACACTTCTATCTGGCATCCGTTGATCGGAACTGTCATTGAGTGTCACTCTATTATACTGTGCCTCAAGGTATCATCGTACGCACTGACCAATCGTGACCTAAGAGATGCCTATCTTGAAGATGCTCCTGTTCCAGAACTCTACGGACCCTCGAAATACCCTCACAATCTGACGATAGGTAACCTTGTCTACTTCTGGTGGGCTCCAACGCTCGTATATCAACCAGAATATCCCCGTGCTCCTAAAGTCAGATATGGATTCCTTGTCAACCGGGTGCTTGAAATGGTCGGAACCATAGTTTTAATCTGGTTCTTATCCGGTCAATACGCAGTTCCCATTCTCGAGAGTAGTTTAGTGCATTTCCAGAACGCCGACCTTGGCCAGATTTGCGAAACAATCATGAGATTATCAACAGTCAGCATAGTCGTATGGCTACTTGGAttcttctttattttccagAGCTATCTCAACTTCCTAGCTGAACTGCTCCGTTTTGGCGACCGAGATTTCTATCAAGACTGGTGGAATGCCGGTTCTGTAGGAACTTATTGGAGACTATGGAACAAGCCAGTGTCGAACTATTTCCGTCGACATTTCTATGCCCCACTTCTGAAACGAGGTTGGACGCCCATGAGCTCGTCACTCGTGGTATTCTTCATCTCTGCTGTCCTCCACGAACTAGTAGTAGGCATCCCTACTCGCAACGTCATCGGAGTGGCATTTGTGTGCATGATGCTCCAAGTCCCTCTGATCATGGTCACTGCGCCTCTCGAGAAAATGAGAGGCCCGGCCACCACCGTCGGCAACTGCATCTTTTGGCTCTCCTTCTTTCTCGGCCAGCCCGTGGCCGTCCTAATGTACTATTTCGCATGGAACGTCAAGAACGGCACCCACATCAAAATATAG
- the SKN7 gene encoding kinase-regulated stress-responsive transcription factor SKN7, with protein MSSGRWDSPNASGSWLDMHMSMGQPPPPGQDQDHDHTDPMDLSQGQDAGHGTSHGQPVRNISPTQQHARNIQVPIQDTHPNNMNMKSELDYTRHQVNPNTGTGPAGPNEPSRESKDFVKKLFTMLEDPTHRHIVRWSNSEDSFVVLDASEFTKEVLPRHFKHSNFASFVRQLNKYDFHKIRANVSKSSGGDNYPDNSWEFHHPDFNPKNKDQLDKIKRKVPGKKVHPAGGVGGSGNSNTPSLTDVNGHGLVSIGQEKVDSISYELENARKLNGFLAARVEQLEDDSRTMSKNLSLIHDAFLMQTSYLQRMLSLLAMNDPNGQFSELLDSLSKDGGYSGISSSVSHELQLQQQKQQHQHLQNQHLQQQQQQTQQQQPPQLTHQLPQIRVPPPQQQPQPPHQLPPQQQQQQQPSQQQQQPTQQSNMPSALPSSATSTSLSPSIPNSNRINQVGTTSESNSQFHVLLADEDDNSVLICRRMLLQYGCEVDVANDGLAAVQRAESTQYDLILMDMILPQLDGMSATELIRHSDQTTPIIAMMSTTDSDGQLDSRTVEKYRSKGVTMILPKPFSKSVLYSTLSIFLKPVSTTTHHPGQPDRLGYMAPSARLRDPTTDSLGSQTKKHRY; from the coding sequence ATGTCGAGCGGAAGATGGGACAGTCCCAATGCTTCCGGCTCTTGGTTAGATATGCACATGTCCATGGGTCAGCCACCACCGCCAGGTCAAGACCAAGATCACGACCATACTGATCCTATGGACTTGTCCCAGGGCCAAGATGCTGGTCATGGCACGAGCCATGGCCAACCAGTTCGCAACATTTCCCCTACTCAACAGCATGCTAGGAACATTCAAGTTCCAATCCAAGACACACATCCAAATAATATGAACATGAAATCCGAATTAGACTATACACGGCATCAGGTCAATCCCAACACCGGTACAGGACCAGCTGGACCCAACGAACCTTCAAGAGAATCTAAAGACTTCGTCAAGAAACTGTTCACAATGTTAGAAGACCCTACTCATCGTCACATAGTTCGGTGGTCTAATAGCGAAGACAGTTTTGTTGTTCTAGATGCCAGCGAGTTTACAAAAGAAGTGTTGCCTCGCCATTTTAAACACTCAAATTTCGCGAGTTTTGTTCGTCAACTGAATAAATACGACTTTCATAAGATCAGAGCTAATGTGTCGAAATCCTCTGGTGGTGACAATTATCCAGACAATTCTTGGGAGTTCCATCATCCCGACTTTAACCCCAAAAACAAAGACCAGCTCGATAAAATCAAGCGAAAGGTTCCTGGCAAGAAAGTTCATCCTGCCGGTGGGGTAGGTGGGTCTGGTAATAGCAACACCCCGTCTCTTACCGATGTTAATGGTCATGGACTGGTGTCAATTGGTCAGGAGAAAGTGGACAGCATTTCGTATGAACTCGAAAACGCTCGTAAACTTAATGGGTTCCTGGCAGCCAGAGTCGAACAACTCGAAGATGATAGCAGGACTATGTCAAAGAACCTGTCTCTCATCCATGATGCGTTTCTCATGCAAACCTCGTACTTACAAAGAATGCTGTCTCTGCTCGCTATGAATGACCCTAATGGCCAGTTCTCTGAGTTGTTAGACTCTCTTTCAAAAGACGGAGGATATTCAGGCATCAGCTCTTCAGTTAGCCATGAACTAcaactccagcagcagaaacaacaacaccaacatCTCCAAAATCAGCAtctccaacagcagcagcagcaaacccaacagcaacagccacCACAACTTACACATCAACTTCCACAAATACGAGTCCCACcacctcaacaacaacctcaaCCTCCACACCAACTGCcacctcaacaacagcagcaacagcaaccatctcaacaacagcagcaaccaaCACAACAATCCAACATGCCATCTGCCCTGCCTTCATCAGCCACTTCTACATCCTTATCACCATCCATCCCCAACTCCAATCGCATTAATCAAGTGGGAACCACCAGTGAAAGTAACAGTCAATTCCACGTTCTCCTtgctgacgaagatgacaaCAGTGTGCTGATATGTCGACGAATGCTGCTCCAGTATGGTTGTGAAGTGGATGTGGCCAACGACGGACTAGCAGCTGTTCAACGAGCCGAGTCGACACAATATGACTTGATTCTCATGGACATGATCCTTCCCCAGCTCGACGGTATGAGTGCAACTGAACTCATCCGCCATTCGGACCAAACGACACCCATCATCGCCATGATGTCGACGACCGACTCTGACGGCCAATTGGACTCACGAACTGTCGAAAAGTACCGAAGTAAAGGCGTGACTATGATCCTGCCCAAACCGTTCTCGAAATCTGTTCTCTACAGCACCCTATCCATCTTCCTCAAACCAGTCTCCACCACTACCCATCACCCCGGACAGCCTGACAGACTCGGATACATGGCACCATCCGCGCGATTACGAGACCCCACTACCGACTCACTGGGCtcacaaaccaaaaaacaCCGCTACTAA
- the SCH9 gene encoding serine/threonine protein kinase SCH9 yields the protein MPDFAKSLFSFGGFSKSSNSSQNSSPTGSANVSPGLHPLKDKPISAVTQSNAAPTFRSSTSSAATALSLGFGRSGGSGSGGSEDQMVLSDEDNGSASGGAGGAGAANSGLATARPSTVDVGGSDSANSNAVVTILGNDTQANGLGAVTTVPEAGLSSVRPMGKLRVRIIEARGLVAQPEGSIPYVVCTYGTSEFISHGPTGTGSGGDPSVSAGAGANSTQPIGIAIPKSRQSSSLTLSKLNNGAHRGAGSNTNPMWKDEAQFDVTSNDGELEVSIYDAKNNDLFLGHARLKPDLTSRVIEKWLTLEPRIQGERVSGEVRVGIFYEKVSKRQYGPQDFEVLRLVGKGTFGQVYQVRKKDTQRIYAMKVLSKKAIVQKKEIAHTIGERNILVRTSSANSAFIVGLKMSFQTPTDLYLVTDYMSGGELFWHLQKEGRFSEQRAKFYIAELIVALEHLHDNDIVYRDLKPENILLDANGHIALCDFGLSKANLNDNGTTNTFCGTTEYLAPEVLLDDQGYTKMVDFWSLGVLVFEMCCGWSPFYAEDNQQMYKNIAFGKVRFPKDALSPDGRNFVKGLLNRNPKHRLGATDDARELRAHPFFSDINWDLLIAKKIPPPFKPQVSSETDTSNFDPEFTQASTSVLHRAFMPVSSTPLSPGIQANFQGFTYVDDSSLDENFRSRLGTSVRPKSHIQHDDDIDLYDDKDIKISESYYNESDLMARSIKRTGPLSGLGPHGSSGLKPPGHSAQGHSQGHNQGHNNDGDYDADVDIMMEDDEHDFVNGQGFEM from the coding sequence ATGCCCGATTTCGCCAAGTCGCTGTTTTCATTTGGCGGGTTTAGtaagagcagcaacagcagccagaaCTCGTCGCCGACCGGGTCAGCGAACGTGTCACCCGGATTGCATCCGCTGAAGGATAAGCCGATTAGCGCTGTGACGCAGAGCAATGCCGCTCCTACGTTCAGATCAAGCACTTCGTCGGCTGCGACTGCTCTGAGTTTGGGGTTTGGTCGCAGTGGAGGAAGCGGTAGTGGCGGTTCAGAGGACCAGATGGTTCTCAGTGACGAGGATAATGGGTCCGCCTCAGGAGgggctggtggtgctggagccGCGAATAGCGGACTGGCTACTGCCCGGCCTTCGACTGTGGACGTTGGTGGGTCTGATTCGGCTAATAGTAATGCAGTAGTGACCATTTTGGGTAACGATACTCAGGCAAATGGATTGGGTGCAGTGACTACTGTGCCCGAAGCCGGTCTTAGTAGCGTTAGACCTATGGGTAAACTGCGAGTGAGAATTATTGAAGCTCGTGGGTTAGTGGCCCAGCCTGAAGGGTCTATTCCGTACGTCGTTTGCACGTATGGCACTTCCGAATTCATTTCTCATGGCCCTACTGGCACCGGTTCAGGAGGTGATCCTTCAGTATCAGCAGGTGCTGGGGCCAACTCGACACAACCAATTGGCATTGCAATCCCCAAGAGCAGACAATCGTCGAGTCTGACTCTGTCGAAACTGAATAATGGCGCCCATCGAGGCGCTGGATCTAATACTAATCCCATGTGGAAAGATGAGGCTCAATTCGATGTCACTTCGAACGACGGCGAATTGGAAGTATCCATTTATGATGCCAAAAATAACGATCTTTTCCTGGGCCATGCTCGATTAAAACCTGATTTGACGTCTCGTGTTATTGAGAAATGGCTCACTTTAGAACCTCGGATTCAGGGTGAACGTGTATCTGGAGAAGTCCGAGTGGGCATCTTTTACGAAAAGGTGTCGAAACGACAATATGGACCTCAGGATTTTGAAGTGCTTCGTCTCGTTGGTAAAGGTACTTTTGGTCAGGTTTACCAGGTGCGAAAGAAGGATACTCAACGTATTTATGCTATGAAAGTCCTTTCTAAGAAAGCCATTGttcagaagaaggagattGCTCATACTATTGGCGAGCGGAATATCCTTGTACGCACCAGTTCGGCCAATTCAGCATTTATTGTTGGTCTGAAGATGTCGTTTCAGACCCCTACCGATTTGTATCTAGTAACTGATTACATGTCAGGAGGAGAACTGTTTTGGCATCTTCAGAAAGAAGGACGATTCAGCGAACAACGAGCCAAATTCTATATTGCTGAGCTGATTGTGGCTCTAGAACATTTGCACGATAACGATATTGTATATCGCGACTTGAAACCTGAGAACATTCTTTTGGACGCTAATGGACACATTGCTTTATGTGATTTCGGACTTTCCAAAGCCAATTTGAATGACAACGGTACCACCAACACATTCTGTGGAACCACCGAATATCTTGCACCCGAGGTGCTGTTGGACGACCAGGGATATACTAAGATGGTGGATTTCTGGTCGTTGGGCGTTCTTGTGTTTGAAATGTGCTGTGGCTGGTCTCCTTTCTATGCCGAGGATAATCAACAGATGTACAAGAACATTGCATTTGGCAAAGTTCGATTTCCCAAGGACGCACTTTCTCCTGATGGACGCAATTTTGTGAAGGGTCTGCTCAATAGAAATCCTAAACATCGTCTTGGTGCTACTGACGATGCTAGAGAGTTGAGAGCGCATCCTTTTTTCTCAGACATCAACTGGGATTTGCTAATTGCCAAGAAGATTCCTCCTCCGTTTAAGCCACAAGTATCTTCTGAGACCGACACATCAAACTTTGATCCCGAATTCACTCAAGCATCCACCAGTGTTCTTCACAGAGCATTTATGCCTGTGTCATCCACTCCTCTTTCGCCAGGAATCCAGGCCAATTTCCAAGGATTCACGTACGTCGACGACTCGTCATTGGACGAGAATTTCCGATCTCGACTCGGCACTAGTGTGCGACCCAAGTCACACATTCAGCACGACGATGACATTGACCTTTACGACGACAAGGATATCAAGATCTCCGAATCCTATTATAACGAGTCTGACCTGATGGCCCGTTCCATCAAGCGCACTGGACCCCTATCAGGACTTGGCCCTCACGGCTCCTCCGGCTTGAAACCTCCCGGCCATAGCGCTCAAGGCCATTCTCAAGGACACAACCAGGGGCACAATAATGACGGCGACTACGATGCCGACGTTGATATCATGATGGAAGACGACGAGCACGACTTTGTCAATGGCCAGGGCTTTGAAATGTGA